A stretch of DNA from Longimicrobium terrae:
GAACGGGGCCAGCCCCGGCGTGCTGCGGCTGGCGGAGCGCATCAAGGCCAGCCAGGAAGACGAGATCGCCACCATGCAGCGCTGGCTGGCCGCGCGCCGCCAGCCCGTCCCCGATCCCATGCACGGCGGGATGGCGGGAATGGACCACGGCGCCGGCCACGAGGGCCACGGCACGCTGATGGCCGGCATGCTGACGCCGGAGCAGATGGCGGAACTGCGCCAGGCGCGCGGAAGCGAGTTCGACGAGATGTTCCTGAACTCCATGATCCAGCACCACCGCGGCGCGGTGAGCATGGTGCGCGAGCTGTTCAGCACCTGGGGCGCCGGGCAGGACGAAACCGTCTTCAAGTTCGCGTCCGACGTCAACGTCGACCAGACCACCGAAATCAACCGGATGCAGCGGATGCTCGCCGGCATCCTCTTCGGCGCCACGGCGCCCTGACCCTTCCCACCCCCAGACCGAACGCATGCCCCACACCCGTCACCCATCCCAGGAAGCATCCATGAAACGAACGTTCCATCCGCGCCCTCTCCGGGCGCGTTCCGCCGCCGCCTTCGCGGCGCTGTCGCTTGCGCTGGGCGTGTCGTCCGCCGCGGCGGCGCAGGGCACCAGCACCGACCCGCGCGTGGGCCTGCGGGCCGGCCGGTACGACGCGGCGCAGGCCATCAGCAGCATGCGCCTGCTCAGCACCACGCCGTCGCCCGCGCCGTTCAACGAGAACACCAACTCGGACCTGGCGTTCAGCGGCAAGTACGCCATCCAGGGCAACTACGGCGGCTGGCAGATCTGGGACATCAGCAATCCCACCCGCCCGGTGATTGCCAACGCCTTCGTGTGCCCGGCCTCGCAGAGCGACGTTTCGGTCTACAAGAACCTGCTCTTCATCTCCGGCGAGGGCCTGTCCGGCCGCCTGGACTGCGGAACGCAGGGCGTGCAGGACACGGTGAGCACCGACCGCCTGCGCGGCGTGCGCATCTTTGACATCAGCGACGTCACCAGGCCGCGCAATGTGGGCAACGTGCAGACCTGCCGCGGCTCGCACACGCACACGGTGGTGGCCCCGGCGGGTGACCCCGAGAACATCTACATCTACATCTCCGGTTCGGCCGGCGTGCGCTCGCCCAGCGAGCTTGCCGGCTGCGTGGGCGCCAGCCCGGAAGAAAATCCCAACTCGTCGCTGTTCCGCATTGAGGTCATCAAGGTGCCGGTGGCGCACCCGGAGCGCGCGGCCATCGTAAGCTCGCCGCGCATCTTCAACGACCTGCCGGCGCCCCCGTCGCACCGCGAAGCGCCGGAAGACGTGGCCCGCGCCGCGCAGACCGCGGCGGCCGCCCGCGCCCGCGGCGCGTACACGGTGAACGTGTTCGGGCTGGAGCGCGTGGCGCCCAACCAGATCATCCGCCCGCTGCTGGACAGCATCGCGAAGACCAACGGCCGCACGGCCGCCAACGCGGCCGACAGCGCCGCGCTGCGCGGCTCGCTGCAGGGCATCGTGGACAAGATGTTCAGCGAGGACCGCACGGGCCCCACGCAGTGCCACGACATCACGGTGTATCCGGCGGTGAACCTGGCCGGCGGCGCCTGCGAGGGCTACGGCTTCCTGCTGGACATCACCAACCCCGAG
This window harbors:
- a CDS encoding LVIVD repeat-containing protein; this encodes MKRTFHPRPLRARSAAAFAALSLALGVSSAAAAQGTSTDPRVGLRAGRYDAAQAISSMRLLSTTPSPAPFNENTNSDLAFSGKYAIQGNYGGWQIWDISNPTRPVIANAFVCPASQSDVSVYKNLLFISGEGLSGRLDCGTQGVQDTVSTDRLRGVRIFDISDVTRPRNVGNVQTCRGSHTHTVVAPAGDPENIYIYISGSAGVRSPSELAGCVGASPEENPNSSLFRIEVIKVPVAHPERAAIVSSPRIFNDLPAPPSHREAPEDVARAAQTAAAARARGAYTVNVFGLERVAPNQIIRPLLDSIAKTNGRTAANAADSAALRGSLQGIVDKMFSEDRTGPTQCHDITVYPAVNLAGGACEGYGFLLDITNPEAPVRIAAAADSNFSYWHSATFSNDGSKVLFSDEWGGGGQAKCRATDRPEWGADAIFTINNRRDLRFQSYYKLPAPQGAGENCVAHNGNLIPIPGRDVMVQAWYQGGLSVFDWTDPAKPTEIAYFDRGPMAEDGSSFGGSWSAYWYNGVIVSSEIGRGLDVLELTPGAMLTQNEIDAAKTVRMEYLNPQGQPQYTWAPSFVVARAYVDQLERGNGMPAARVTSVRQALANAERASGAARRTALTTLATQLDGQATGAHAAKVRMLAGTVRDLARR
- a CDS encoding DUF305 domain-containing protein, which translates into the protein MKMIPNWTGAALLALVAASPAAAQGTHVHSGMAAAAPTDSARWTPADARFMTMMIGHHAQAIEMAVLAPTNGASPGVLRLAERIKASQEDEIATMQRWLAARRQPVPDPMHGGMAGMDHGAGHEGHGTLMAGMLTPEQMAELRQARGSEFDEMFLNSMIQHHRGAVSMVRELFSTWGAGQDETVFKFASDVNVDQTTEINRMQRMLAGILFGATAP